The genomic region GCACCCGGGTGGCTTCGCCAGCTGGCACGAGGCCCGGACGAACCGGCACGCACGCCTCGACGAGCTGCGTCGACGCTGGGACGAGGAGCACCAGAAGCTGCGCGAGCTGATGCTGATGTACAAGCAGAAGGCGGCGTACAACGACGGGTTGGCCTCGCGCTACCAGGCCGCGCAGACCCGGTTGCGCAAGTTCGAGGAGGCCGGGCCGCCGCCCGTACCCCCGAAGGACCAGGACATCCGGATGCGGCTGACCGGCGGGCGGACCGGCAAGCGCGCGGTCATCTGCGACCAGCTGGAGCTCGACGGCCTGACGTTCCCCTTCGACCTGGAGATCTGGTACGGCGACCGGGTGGCGGTGCTCGGTGCCAACGGCACCGGCAAGTCGCACTTCCTGCGGCTGCTGGCCCGGGGCGGCACCGACCCCGACCCGGCCAACGGGCCGGTCGACGGTGCGGGCGCGCTCGCCCCGGTGGCGCACGAGGGCACTGCCCGGCTGGGTGCCCGGGTCCGCCCCGGGCACTTCTCCCAGACACACGACCGGCCGGAGCTGACGGACAGGACGCTTGTCGAGATCCTGTGGCGGGGCGACGAGCACCGCACCGGGATGGACCGGCACGCGGCGATGGGGGTGCTCAGCCGCTACGAACTGGCCGCGCAGGGCGACCAGCGCTTCGGCACTCTCTCCGGCGGGCAGCAGGCCCGATTCCTGGTGCTGCTGCTGGAGCTGTCCGGGGCGACCCTGCTGCTGCTCGACGAACCCACCGACAACCTCGACCTGGCCAGCGCGGAGGCACTGGAGGCGGGCCTGAACGCCTTTGAGGGGACGGTGGTGGCCGTCACCCACGACCGCTGGTTCACCCGCTCGTTCGACCGGTTCGTGCTGTTCCGGGGCGACAGCGAGGTGGTGGAGACCCCGGAGCCGGTCTGGGACGTGGGCTGAGAGCGAAGGAAGGGCCCCTTACTAACGCCAGGCGTTAGTAAGGGGCCCTTCCTTCGCTGGGCATAGGGTGGATCTCGTGACTGAGATGACCTATCGCCGGCTGGGCGACTCCGGGCTCGTGGTGTCCGTCGTCGGCATCGGCTGCAACAACTTCGGCCGCAAGCTCGACCTCGACGGCACCCGCGCGGTGGTGGACGCCGCCCTGGACGCCGGGATCACCCTTTTCGACACCGCCGACATCTACGGCGAGCCGCAGGGCAGCTCCGAGGAACTGCTCGGGCAGGCCCTCAAGGGTCGTCGCGACGACGTCGTGGTGGCCACCAAGTTCGGCATGGACATGAACGGCCTCAACGGGCCGGACTTCGGTGCCCGGGGCGCGCGGCGCTACATCGCCCGCGCAGTGGAGGCGTCGCTGCGCCGGCTCGGCACCGACCACATCGACCTCTACCAGATGCACGAGCCCGACCCGGGCACCCCGATCGACGAGACCCTCGCCGCTCTCGACGACCTGGTCCGCGACGGCAAGGTGCGCTACCTGGGCAACTCCAACTTCTCCGGGTGGCAGATCGCCGACGCCGACTGGGTGGCCTCGTCCAACGGTCGGTCCCGCTTCATCAGCGCGCAGAACCACTACAACCTGCTGGAGCGCTCGGTCGAGGCCGAGGTGATCCCCGCCTGCGAGCGGTTCGGCCTCGGCATGCTGCCGTTCTTCCCGCTCGCCAACGGCCTGCTCACCGGCAAGTACAAGCGCAGTGAGCAGCCTCCTGCGGGCAGTCGGCTCTCCGGCGGTGGCCGGTACGCCGAGCGCCTCGCCGCAGCCAACTGGGACACCATCGAGGCGCTTGAGGCGTACGCCGCCGAGCGGGGTCTGACGATGCTCCAGGTGGCGATCGGCGGGCTGGCCGCTCAGCCGGCGGTGACCTCGGTGATCGCCGGTGCCACCACGCCCGATCAGGTGCACGCCAACGCCGCGGCCGGCACGTGGGAGCCCAGCGACGAGGACCTGGCGGCGCTGCGCGCCATCGGCTGATCCCGGACGTTCGAACGCGGCATGACTCGCGTTCCCTGAAGTCGGGGTGGTCCGGGGCCGGAACACCCCGACTTCAGGGGCCGATCAGTCGTTCTGGGTGCCGGTGCGGCGGCGACCGAACAGCATCGCCACACCCATCGCGGCGGCGGTGAGCACCAGGCCGGCAGCCGCGATCGGCCACCAACCGCCACCCGCCTCACTTCCGGAGGCACGGTTCGTGTCCGCCGTCACGGCCACCGGCGCGGGAGCCGGCGCGGTCTGTGCGACCTTCGCCTGGATGTCGGCGGTCGCCTTGCCGGGATTCGGTGCCGGAGCGGTCACCGTCACCCGCCACTTACCGGGGGAGAGCAGAGGGCCGCTGCTGTAGAAGCCCTGCCCCTCGGGTGCCGGCTCCAGTTGCACCGGGCCGATCCGCTGCCCGTCCGGACCAGTGCCGGTGAGGACCAACCGCACCGGCTTGTCCAGCCGGTGCCCGTCGCTGTAGGTGGCCTGGATGGTCACCCCTTCGGCGCCGTCACCGGCGACCTCAAGCTTCAGCTTGCCGGTGTGCGCCGCCGCAGGGGCGGTGGAGAGCAGCGCCAGGACCAACCCGACGACCACGGCGGTGAACACCGCACGGATATGAGTCACGGACGTCTCCTCACTGAGCTGAGGAGGCCCCTCCCCGACACCGAGGTGTCGGGAAGGGGCCTCGGATGGATCAGAGCTGGCGACCCGGAGCGAGCCGCGTGACGTCGTCACCCAGTCGCCCGGCACCCTTTACGGGCTTGCCCTTGTTCGCCTTGACCCCGGCGTTGCTGGCCGGCGTTCCGCCCAGCCGCACCGTCATGGCATCGGCGTCGCGGACCAGCACGTCCCGGATCTCCGCCTCGGTCACCAACTTGGTGTCCGCGGCGAGCTTCCGGAAGGCGTCAAGCTCCTTGAGCGCCTTGTTGTCGTTGCCGGCCGCCTCAGCTTTGCGGACGGCGTCGAGCTTCTTCGTCAGATCCTTGTGGGCCTTGGCCGAGAGCCGCCCCGTCGCCTTGAACCGGTCCAGCAGGTTCTGCATGTCCCGGAACGAGGTGGTGACGAAGAACCGGACCGCTGAGGTGGTCTTGTTGCCCGCCTTGTCGGTCGCGGTGACGGTCAGCTCGTGCAGGCCGAGCGGCAGCTCGTACATGGCCTGCAAGGTGCCGCTGGCGTACGCCTTGCCGTCCAGCGTGCCGACCACGGACGCGATGCCCGAGGTCGGGTCGACGGCCTGCCAGGACACCCGTACGTCCTGGCTGTCCCCGTAGAGCTGGCCGTCGGCGATGCCGGACACCAGCAGCGTCGGCTTGGTGCCGTCGATGCGCAGCACCGCCGACTTCAGCGTCTCGGCGTTGCCAGCCTTGTCGGTCGAGCGGAACAGCAGCTCGTGCTGCCCGTCACCGGTCACCTCGATCGGCTCCGAGTACGGCGTCCACGCGCCACCGTCGAGCGACCACTCCACCGACTTGACCCCGGAACCGGCGTCGGTCGAGGTCAGCACGACCGGGATGGTCCCGTTGTGCCAGCCTTCGTCGTTCGCCGGAGCGAACGTCGCCGAGGTCACCGGTGCCGTGGCGTCGATCTTGACCGCAACGGTCTTGGTCGACTCCACGTTGCCCGCCTGGTCCGTCGAGCGGAACCGCAGCTCGTGCTCGCCGTCACCGCTTACCGTCACCGGCTCGGTGTAGGGCGTCCACGCGGTGGCACCGTCCAGCTGGTACGACGTACCGGCCAGGCCGCTGCCACCGGCCTCGTCGGCGGCGGTCAGCGTGACCGTCACCGGGCCGGTGTACCACCCCTCGGTGGGAGTGCCCGACACCGCCGCCGTCGTCACCGGGGCGGTCTCGTCGACCGCCCTGGTGCTGAGCCGGAAGTAGTCGAACGAGGCCGTCTTCGACGCCGTCTGGTTGGCGCCGAGGGTGAACAGACCGACCTTCGGGGTGGCCCCGACCGCGCTGTTCGTCAACGACTCCAACGCCGTCCAGGTCGTCCCGTCGGCCGAGTACGACGCCGTGAACGTGTCGCCGCTGCGGGCCAGCCGCAGGTGCCACACGGCATCGGTCAGGTTGCCCGCCTCCGGCTGCGGGTTCTGGACCGTCCCACCGATCTCGCTGCGGAACTCGATCCGCCGCGTCACCGCCTGGCCGGCCTGGTTGTCCGCGATGAAGTCGAACTTCAGGTAGTTGTCGTCGTCCGCCTGCACGATCAGACCGGCCTGCTGGTACTGCTCGTTCAGCAGGCTGCCGTCGACCTTCGTCTCCAGGGTCCAGTCGCCCGAGGGCGCGGTCTGGAGGATGAAGTTCTTCGGCCCGGTGTTGTCGGTGCCGTAGATGTCACCGTTCGGCACGTCGATCCGCAGCGCGCCACCGGTCACCCGGTAACCCGCCGGGTCTTCCCGCAGGATCGCGTCCCAGCGGCACTTGTCCAGCGTGCTGCCGGTGAACTCGTCCGACGGGTCGACCGGCCCAGCCGGGGCGTCCGGCGTGACCTGGAACGAATCGAAGGCCGCGTCGACCACAGGTGCCTCGGTGCCACCGTTGAGCGCGAAGACCCCGATCCGCGGGTTGGTGATCCCGGCCAGGTCGGCCGACCGGCCGACCTGGGTGAACGTCTGACCGTCAGCCGAGGCGGCGGCGGTCAGGTTCGTCCCGTCACTGGTGATCCGCAGGTACACGGTGTCACCCGCCGGCGCGGCGGCGCTGTCGGCAGACTCGTTGCGAGGCGTGCCGGCCGTCTCCCGGATGAACTCCACCCGACGGCTGCCGTTGTAGAGCAGGTCCACCTTGGCGTAGTTGTCGTCGTCGCCGTAGACCAACAGGCCGGCCTGCTGGTAGTTGGCAGTCACCGGCAAGGTGACCTTGGTGGTCATCTCCCAGGCACCGGTCGGCGCCGCCTGGAGCACCAGGTTCGTGGCGTCGTTGCGGGCGCCGTAGAGGTCGCCCACGCCGGTCGGCAGCCGCAGCGCGCCGCCGCTGACCGAGTAGAGCTGGTTCTCCCGGACCACGGTCCAGCGGTCCTTGTCGAGGCTGGTGCCGTTGAAGTCGTCCGAACGCGCCCCGAAGCAGGA from Micromonospora profundi harbors:
- a CDS encoding ABC-F family ATP-binding cassette domain-containing protein, which translates into the protein MGYVDVAAVGHILPDGRELFADVSFRVGEGSKVALVGPNGAGKTTLLRMVAGDLPVRTGAVARAGGLGVMRQFIGMIGDETTLADLALSLAPPLLRDAGRRLAETEAAMRAAEVRGKFSSAAGKAQLAYADALGAWGEAGGYDAEVLFDTVATIVLDKPWDAVRDRPVRTLSGGQQKRFALELLLRGPDEVLLLDEPDNFLDVPGKRWLEARLRESVKSVLYVSHDRELLAQTADRVVAVEGGSAWVHPGGFASWHEARTNRHARLDELRRRWDEEHQKLRELMLMYKQKAAYNDGLASRYQAAQTRLRKFEEAGPPPVPPKDQDIRMRLTGGRTGKRAVICDQLELDGLTFPFDLEIWYGDRVAVLGANGTGKSHFLRLLARGGTDPDPANGPVDGAGALAPVAHEGTARLGARVRPGHFSQTHDRPELTDRTLVEILWRGDEHRTGMDRHAAMGVLSRYELAAQGDQRFGTLSGGQQARFLVLLLELSGATLLLLDEPTDNLDLASAEALEAGLNAFEGTVVAVTHDRWFTRSFDRFVLFRGDSEVVETPEPVWDVG
- a CDS encoding aldo/keto reductase is translated as MDLVTEMTYRRLGDSGLVVSVVGIGCNNFGRKLDLDGTRAVVDAALDAGITLFDTADIYGEPQGSSEELLGQALKGRRDDVVVATKFGMDMNGLNGPDFGARGARRYIARAVEASLRRLGTDHIDLYQMHEPDPGTPIDETLAALDDLVRDGKVRYLGNSNFSGWQIADADWVASSNGRSRFISAQNHYNLLERSVEAEVIPACERFGLGMLPFFPLANGLLTGKYKRSEQPPAGSRLSGGGRYAERLAAANWDTIEALEAYAAERGLTMLQVAIGGLAAQPAVTSVIAGATTPDQVHANAAAGTWEPSDEDLAALRAIG